AACTCAGTACCCAGACCGATGATGAAGCCCATCATCGCTAGACGACCATTCCAGGTCTCAGCAAAGGCAACAAAGCCGAATTTGGGTTCAGACACGGGTCTCTCACGTGGAATGGTGGAATCATAACGTAATGTAAAG
Above is a window of cyanobiont of Ornithocercus magnificus DNA encoding:
- a CDS encoding high light inducible protein, encoding MCPLLEFWGFAQASKLPTNQPGSARQLIFTLRYDSTIPRERPVSEPKFGFVAFAETWNGRLAMMGFIIGLGTELLTGQGILSQIGLA